A single region of the Elusimicrobium sp. An273 genome encodes:
- a CDS encoding DUF1015 domain-containing protein: MATIKPFRGFRPSAHADKIACPPYDVINSAEARQMAQGNPYSFLHVDKPEIDLPEDVSLYAQEVYQKAKDNLEHFLQTGVLKQDEKPCFYLYAQTMDGRTQYGLVAVASCEEYDKDIVRKHELTRKDKEDDRTRHVATLSATTGPVFLTYPARAEIDEKLAQIASEFPVYDFTAPDGIKHTFWVIDDLQDIRFLQDAFAQIPTLYIADGHHRSAAAANVARQRKAHNPKHTGQENYNFFLSVIFPANQLYVMDYNRLVKDLNGLSKTDFLSKAAQKFDVAETGREKPQKRHEFGMYLDGKWYTLTAKKGSFDDQDPVAALDVSILQENLLGPVLGIGDPRTDKRIDFVGGIRGIGELKKRVDSGKWKVAFSMYPTSMEELMKVADAHKIMPPKSTWFEPKLRSGLVIYKYEDK; encoded by the coding sequence ATGGCTACCATCAAACCTTTCCGGGGCTTTCGCCCCAGCGCCCACGCAGACAAAATTGCCTGCCCGCCCTATGACGTTATCAACTCGGCGGAGGCCCGCCAAATGGCGCAGGGCAATCCGTATTCTTTTTTGCACGTAGACAAACCGGAAATTGACCTGCCCGAAGACGTCAGCCTCTACGCGCAGGAAGTGTACCAAAAAGCCAAAGACAACTTGGAGCATTTCCTGCAGACGGGCGTACTCAAACAGGACGAAAAACCGTGCTTTTATCTGTACGCGCAAACGATGGACGGCCGCACCCAGTACGGGCTGGTGGCCGTGGCCTCGTGCGAAGAGTACGATAAGGACATCGTGCGCAAACACGAATTGACGCGCAAAGATAAAGAGGACGACCGCACCCGCCACGTGGCTACTCTTTCCGCCACTACAGGGCCCGTATTTTTGACGTATCCGGCCCGGGCGGAAATAGACGAAAAACTGGCGCAAATCGCTTCTGAATTTCCCGTCTATGATTTTACGGCGCCCGACGGCATTAAACATACGTTTTGGGTGATTGACGATTTGCAGGACATCCGTTTTCTGCAGGACGCCTTTGCCCAAATCCCCACCCTCTATATTGCCGACGGGCACCACCGCTCCGCCGCCGCGGCCAACGTGGCCCGCCAGCGCAAGGCGCATAACCCCAAGCATACGGGGCAGGAAAATTACAATTTTTTCCTAAGTGTTATTTTCCCCGCCAACCAACTGTATGTAATGGATTACAACCGCTTGGTGAAAGATTTAAACGGCCTGTCCAAAACGGACTTTTTGTCCAAAGCCGCCCAAAAGTTTGACGTGGCCGAAACCGGCCGCGAAAAACCCCAAAAACGCCACGAATTTGGGATGTATCTGGACGGCAAATGGTATACGCTGACGGCTAAAAAAGGCTCGTTTGACGACCAAGACCCCGTAGCCGCGCTGGACGTGAGCATCCTGCAGGAAAACCTGCTGGGGCCCGTGCTGGGCATTGGAGACCCGCGCACCGACAAACGCATTGATTTTGTGGGCGGCATACGCGGCATTGGGGAGCTTAAAAAACGGGTGGACAGCGGAAAATGGAAAGTGGCGTTTTCCATGTATCCCACTTCTATGGAAGAGCTGATGAAGGTGGCGGACGCGCATAAAATTATGCCCCCAAAATCCACTTGGTTTGAACCGAAGCTCCGCAGCGGTCTGGTGATTTACAAATACGAAGACAAATAA
- a CDS encoding type IV pilin protein: protein MAKIYQKSFPGGKNAGFTLIELLVVVLIIGILAAVAVPQYQKAVEKSRAAQGIQMLGSIYEAQKLWYLQMGGNINNSGVNEWEDLSIDLPCNSKGTSGPADNHVLTCNSNFFTYTLGGTGGGGRVWYQNWAFHPNAVTPDYVLGTEEDKTFFCCSSEAQKCRNIGMTKPRGKDYASGVPCYY from the coding sequence ATGGCAAAAATTTATCAAAAATCATTCCCCGGCGGTAAAAACGCCGGATTTACGCTTATAGAGCTCTTAGTAGTGGTTTTAATCATCGGTATTTTAGCAGCGGTGGCCGTGCCGCAGTATCAGAAAGCGGTGGAAAAGAGCCGTGCGGCCCAAGGCATACAGATGTTGGGCAGTATCTATGAAGCTCAAAAACTGTGGTATCTGCAAATGGGGGGAAATATCAATAACTCCGGGGTGAACGAGTGGGAAGATTTGTCCATTGATTTGCCTTGCAACAGCAAAGGCACCAGCGGCCCGGCCGATAACCATGTGCTGACGTGTAATTCTAATTTCTTTACTTATACTTTAGGGGGCACCGGCGGAGGCGGAAGAGTATGGTATCAAAATTGGGCGTTCCACCCCAATGCGGTTACCCCGGATTATGTGTTGGGTACGGAAGAGGATAAAACTTTTTTCTGCTGCAGCAGCGAGGCCCAAAAGTGCCGCAATATCGGCATGACCAAGCCCCGCGGAAAAGATTATGCTTCCGGCGTTCCGTGTTATTATTAA
- the era gene encoding GTPase Era, giving the protein MDDKNFKSGFAVLAGLPNAGKSTLLNNLAGGLLSAVTNKPQTTRQNILAIAEGDHYQVVFVDTPGFLTAQYKLQQTMVSCVDRAVREDADLVIFLVDATADYALNAKLVEKLKTVYCPIFLAINKIDLIKDPSVLDELEKRVKADLKIAKTFRISAAQGTQTAELQQAVIEAMPFSPAYFPPGQWTDRWERFYVAEFIREQIFLLYHKEVPYSTYVEIEKFTEDLGPKNYIRANIHVERESQKPIIIGKGGSAIAELRKRAQKRIEQFLGRKYRLELNVVVSPNWRNDTQMLEDFGYIVRDEQ; this is encoded by the coding sequence ATGGACGATAAAAACTTTAAAAGCGGTTTTGCCGTACTGGCCGGATTGCCCAATGCGGGCAAATCCACCCTGCTGAACAATTTGGCGGGGGGGCTTTTGTCGGCGGTAACGAATAAACCCCAAACCACGCGCCAGAACATTTTGGCCATTGCGGAAGGGGATCATTACCAGGTGGTGTTTGTGGACACGCCCGGCTTCTTAACGGCCCAGTATAAGCTGCAGCAGACGATGGTGTCCTGCGTAGACCGCGCCGTGCGCGAAGACGCCGATTTGGTCATTTTTTTGGTGGATGCGACGGCCGATTACGCGTTAAACGCCAAGCTGGTGGAAAAATTAAAAACCGTTTATTGTCCGATTTTTTTGGCCATTAATAAAATTGATTTGATAAAAGATCCGTCCGTGTTGGACGAATTGGAAAAACGCGTAAAGGCGGATTTGAAAATAGCAAAGACCTTCCGCATCAGCGCCGCGCAGGGCACGCAAACGGCGGAATTGCAACAGGCCGTCATTGAGGCCATGCCCTTCAGCCCGGCGTATTTTCCGCCCGGCCAGTGGACAGACCGCTGGGAGCGTTTTTACGTGGCGGAATTTATCCGCGAGCAGATTTTCCTGCTCTACCACAAAGAAGTGCCGTACAGCACGTATGTGGAAATTGAAAAATTTACGGAAGACTTGGGCCCCAAAAATTATATCCGCGCCAACATTCACGTAGAGCGCGAAAGCCAAAAACCCATTATCATCGGCAAAGGCGGCAGCGCCATTGCCGAGCTGAGAAAACGCGCCCAAAAGCGGATTGAGCAGTTTTTGGGCCGCAAATACCGGTTGGAATTAAATGTGGTCGTGTCGCCCAATTGGCGCAACGATACCCAAATGCTGGAAGATTTTGGCTATATCGTGCGCGATGAACAATAA
- the ddpX gene encoding D-alanyl-D-alanine dipeptidase: protein MKWKTLLALMLLAAPLAAQEAKSLEQAGLVDVSALPGVRVFIDMRYATPHNFTGQKIYDSAKCYLHQDAARALQHALRLAAREKEPFTFCLWDCYRPQSAHQKLWQAVPNPNYVAPPAKGSRHSRGMAVDLTPCDFTGNPLPMPTDFDSFSERAHMDFYDLDPDVLARRETLKKIMTAAGFTYTRTEWWHFDKTGWKQKPLLDIPLPR from the coding sequence ATGAAGTGGAAAACGCTCTTAGCCCTTATGCTGCTGGCCGCGCCGCTGGCCGCGCAAGAGGCAAAAAGCCTGGAACAGGCGGGCCTAGTGGACGTATCGGCCCTGCCCGGAGTGCGCGTGTTTATTGATATGCGCTATGCAACCCCGCATAATTTTACGGGCCAAAAAATATACGACTCCGCCAAATGCTACCTGCATCAAGACGCCGCCCGCGCCCTTCAGCACGCCCTCCGGCTGGCCGCCCGCGAAAAAGAGCCGTTTACGTTTTGCCTTTGGGACTGTTACCGCCCGCAATCGGCCCACCAAAAGCTTTGGCAAGCCGTCCCCAACCCCAATTATGTGGCGCCGCCCGCCAAAGGCTCCCGCCACAGCCGCGGCATGGCGGTGGATTTGACGCCGTGCGATTTTACCGGCAATCCGCTTCCCATGCCCACGGATTTTGACAGTTTTTCAGAACGCGCCCATATGGATTTTTATGACCTGGATCCGGATGTTTTGGCCCGGCGCGAAACGCTTAAAAAAATTATGACGGCCGCCGGATTTACCTATACCCGCACCGAATGGTGGCATTTTGACAAAACCGGCTGGAAGCAAAAACCCCTTTTGGACATTCCTCTCCCTCGTTAG
- a CDS encoding flavin reductase produces MQRVPYNFNAQKNLDILSKAAFLTTKSGNKINTMVIGWGSLGVMWRLPIFSVMVRQNRFTHTLLEKSHEFTVTIPYGDVSHLIPVCGERSGRDIDKLAACGLKTLKGQKIATPVLDLPGMHFECSVVYNRLMGKEHLNKALEELWYNKEPDDYHMFYFGEILDSYITE; encoded by the coding sequence ATGCAAAGAGTTCCGTATAATTTTAATGCACAGAAAAATTTAGATATTCTTTCAAAAGCCGCTTTTTTAACCACCAAATCCGGCAATAAAATCAACACCATGGTCATCGGCTGGGGCAGCCTGGGCGTTATGTGGCGGCTGCCTATTTTCAGCGTGATGGTGCGGCAAAACCGCTTTACGCATACGCTGTTGGAAAAATCGCACGAGTTTACGGTTACCATTCCGTATGGGGACGTGTCCCACTTAATTCCTGTCTGCGGCGAACGCTCCGGCCGGGATATAGACAAGCTGGCCGCGTGCGGGCTGAAAACCTTGAAAGGCCAAAAAATCGCCACGCCGGTGCTGGATTTGCCCGGGATGCATTTTGAATGTTCCGTGGTGTACAACCGCCTGATGGGAAAGGAACATTTAAATAAAGCGTTGGAAGAACTGTGGTACAACAAAGAACCGGATGATTACCATATGTTTTACTTTGGCGAAATTTTGGACAGTTATATCACCGAATAA
- the trxB gene encoding thioredoxin-disulfide reductase: protein MIETDLVVIGAGPAGCSAAIYAVRAGIKTVIAAGAAPGGQLLQTSDVENYAGFVNPVGGFELMDNMHKQCKRLGVELTSDEIVKLEGEKTPFTLTCADGKQYKAAAVIIATGATARWLGLPEEEKFKGHGLSACATCDGFFMRGKNVCIVGGGNTAFEDALFLAQFCPQVNLIHRRDAFRADQVTVEKAKNTPNIKLVLNSVPVQILGTDAVEGVRVKNVKTGETSDIACSGLFVAVGAVPQTDFLKDSLVALADSGLVLADERTHTTIEGIFAAGDCADKHYRQAIIAAGSGAKAGIEAAAFINLHR, encoded by the coding sequence ATGATTGAAACGGATTTGGTGGTAATCGGCGCGGGCCCGGCCGGGTGCAGCGCCGCCATTTATGCGGTGCGCGCCGGGATTAAAACGGTCATTGCCGCGGGCGCGGCCCCGGGCGGGCAGCTGCTGCAAACGAGCGACGTGGAAAATTACGCCGGCTTTGTAAATCCGGTGGGCGGATTTGAATTGATGGACAATATGCACAAGCAGTGCAAACGGCTGGGGGTGGAATTGACGTCGGACGAGATCGTAAAACTGGAAGGGGAAAAAACGCCTTTTACGCTTACCTGTGCTGACGGAAAACAGTACAAAGCCGCGGCCGTCATCATCGCCACCGGCGCCACGGCCCGCTGGCTGGGACTGCCCGAAGAAGAAAAATTTAAAGGCCACGGCCTTTCCGCCTGCGCCACGTGCGACGGCTTCTTTATGCGAGGCAAAAATGTGTGCATTGTAGGCGGCGGAAACACCGCGTTTGAAGACGCTTTGTTTTTGGCGCAGTTCTGCCCGCAAGTCAATTTAATCCACCGCCGGGACGCCTTCCGCGCCGACCAAGTAACGGTGGAAAAAGCCAAAAATACGCCCAATATCAAACTGGTGCTAAACAGCGTGCCGGTGCAGATTTTGGGTACGGACGCCGTGGAAGGCGTGCGGGTAAAAAATGTGAAGACGGGGGAAACGTCCGATATCGCGTGCTCCGGCCTTTTTGTGGCGGTGGGCGCCGTACCGCAGACGGATTTCCTGAAGGACTCGCTGGTGGCCTTGGCCGACAGCGGTCTTGTGCTTGCAGACGAGCGCACCCACACCACCATAGAAGGCATTTTTGCAGCCGGCGATTGTGCGGACAAGCACTACCGCCAGGCCATTATCGCGGCCGGATCGGGCGCCAAGGCCGGCATTGAAGCGGCGGCATTTATCAACCTGCACCGCTAA
- a CDS encoding Maf family protein, translating into MQLVLASKSPRRIAILKELGMKFDIIPSQAPENSRKKRPAARVKELAVQKAFDVARKYPGAVVIGADTLVYCKGEIIGKPKDRADALRILKKLNGAWQSVYTGVCVMNLQEQKMLFGHDVSKCKARRLSPQELEHLAGKHMDKAGAYAVQDTDDPFIERIVGSRSNVVGFPVEFFQKLFKEFLAL; encoded by the coding sequence ATGCAGCTGGTTTTGGCCTCCAAATCGCCGCGGCGCATTGCGATTTTAAAAGAACTGGGCATGAAGTTTGACATTATCCCATCCCAGGCGCCGGAAAACAGCCGCAAAAAACGCCCGGCCGCCCGCGTAAAAGAGCTGGCGGTGCAGAAGGCGTTTGACGTGGCGCGCAAATATCCGGGGGCGGTGGTCATCGGGGCCGATACGCTGGTGTACTGCAAAGGCGAAATTATCGGCAAACCCAAAGACCGGGCCGACGCATTGCGTATTTTAAAAAAATTGAACGGTGCCTGGCAGTCGGTCTATACGGGCGTATGCGTGATGAATTTGCAGGAACAAAAAATGCTGTTTGGGCACGACGTGTCCAAATGCAAGGCGCGGCGGCTTTCGCCCCAGGAGCTGGAGCATTTGGCCGGAAAGCATATGGATAAAGCCGGCGCCTACGCCGTGCAGGATACGGACGACCCTTTTATTGAACGCATTGTGGGCAGCCGCAGCAATGTGGTGGGGTTTCCGGTGGAATTTTTTCAAAAATTATTTAAGGAGTTTTTGGCATTATGA
- a CDS encoding MDR family MFS transporter gives MQTKTRRSMIIIAIANGLLLFGYGLSLPFFTIYLISQRGLTSSMAGLVIALAGLSRCVSSGISGELADVFGRKTVMVWGLFSQIVAMFALGLCIELKVQVGWMLACYFLTTFLGAFFRPASNAWVTDNTTPKERVEAFGIIRIGLNIGWALGPAAGGFLVRYSYSMAFFFTALLYAVTILYLNRQVQDNHTPCKSRKPSFVSALLSLKDSRLAKICFYVVVITAVNSQLVVGLSIHCKQYLHMPEYYIGWFFTINGLVVVFLQYWATRLMAKIRLSTAMFIGCALYAVGFGSVGFFDGFTLIALGVFLAGLGELIVSPGEQTLVSNIASRETRGRYLGMLMVFYNLGSAAGFFGAGLLSDYVAPHYLPGPWLIVGAAALLAGWGFWRMRRSLTDEEDGKTNVPVPIKKDTITLN, from the coding sequence ATGCAAACCAAAACCCGCCGCTCCATGATTATTATCGCCATCGCCAACGGCCTGTTGCTTTTTGGCTATGGGCTGTCGCTGCCGTTTTTTACCATTTATCTCATTTCCCAGCGCGGGCTGACGTCTTCTATGGCGGGGCTGGTGATTGCGCTGGCGGGCCTTTCGCGCTGCGTATCCAGCGGCATCAGCGGCGAACTGGCCGACGTTTTCGGCCGCAAAACCGTTATGGTGTGGGGGCTTTTTTCCCAGATTGTAGCCATGTTTGCGCTGGGGCTTTGCATTGAGCTGAAGGTGCAGGTGGGCTGGATGCTGGCGTGTTATTTTTTAACCACGTTTTTGGGGGCGTTTTTCCGCCCCGCTTCCAACGCCTGGGTAACCGACAACACCACCCCCAAAGAGCGGGTGGAAGCGTTTGGCATTATTCGCATCGGGCTTAACATCGGCTGGGCGCTGGGCCCTGCGGCGGGCGGTTTTCTGGTGCGCTATTCCTACAGTATGGCTTTCTTTTTTACGGCCCTTTTGTATGCCGTTACCATTTTGTATTTAAACCGCCAAGTGCAGGATAACCACACCCCCTGCAAATCCCGCAAGCCCAGCTTTGTGTCGGCCTTGCTTTCTCTAAAAGACAGTCGTCTGGCAAAAATCTGCTTTTACGTGGTGGTGATTACGGCCGTCAACTCGCAGCTGGTGGTGGGGCTTTCCATTCATTGCAAGCAGTATTTGCATATGCCGGAGTATTACATCGGCTGGTTCTTTACCATTAACGGGCTGGTGGTGGTATTTTTGCAATACTGGGCCACGCGGCTGATGGCTAAAATACGCCTTTCCACGGCCATGTTTATCGGATGCGCCTTGTATGCGGTGGGGTTTGGATCGGTAGGTTTTTTTGACGGTTTTACGCTGATTGCGCTGGGCGTATTTTTGGCCGGGTTGGGCGAGCTTATCGTGTCCCCCGGCGAACAGACGCTGGTTTCCAACATCGCTTCGCGCGAAACGCGCGGGCGCTATTTAGGTATGCTGATGGTTTTTTATAATTTGGGTTCCGCGGCCGGCTTTTTCGGGGCGGGCTTGCTGAGCGATTACGTGGCCCCGCACTACTTGCCCGGCCCGTGGCTGATTGTGGGCGCGGCCGCGCTGCTGGCCGGGTGGGGCTTTTGGCGGATGCGCCGCAGCCTTACGGACGAAGAAGACGGCAAAACCAATGTACCGGTGCCCATTAAAAAAGATACAATCACTTTAAACTGA
- a CDS encoding YggS family pyridoxal phosphate-dependent enzyme, with the protein MNREETLVANFQNVRQALLSACQRSGRDPKEITLLAVTKYAKDQDVLTLLQKGLIVHVGESRVQQAQARWEKPEFARFHTVKHFIGHLQKNKAAKAAELFDFIDSLDNFDTALALEKHVPQGKTLRALVQVKLTDKETQSGLPLEEARQLARRLKTLQRVRVCGYMAIAPQGADETRLRQLFRPLKQAFDEDFKSLPEKYLSLGMSADFETAVEEGSSLPRIGSKLFAENLEGL; encoded by the coding sequence ATGAACAGGGAAGAAACACTGGTTGCCAATTTTCAAAACGTACGCCAAGCCCTGTTGTCCGCCTGCCAAAGAAGCGGGCGCGACCCGAAAGAAATTACCCTTTTAGCCGTTACCAAATACGCAAAAGATCAAGACGTTTTAACGCTTTTACAAAAGGGGCTTATCGTGCACGTGGGCGAATCCCGCGTGCAGCAGGCACAAGCCCGCTGGGAAAAACCCGAGTTCGCACGTTTCCACACGGTAAAGCACTTCATCGGGCATTTACAGAAAAACAAAGCCGCCAAGGCCGCCGAGCTGTTTGATTTTATTGATTCGCTGGATAATTTTGACACGGCCCTTGCTTTGGAAAAACATGTGCCGCAAGGCAAAACACTGCGGGCGCTGGTGCAGGTAAAACTGACGGACAAAGAAACCCAGTCCGGCCTGCCCTTGGAAGAAGCCCGCCAGTTGGCCCGCCGACTGAAAACGCTCCAGCGGGTGCGGGTGTGCGGATATATGGCCATTGCCCCGCAGGGGGCCGACGAAACCCGGCTGCGGCAGTTATTCAGGCCGCTTAAACAGGCCTTTGATGAAGATTTTAAATCCCTGCCGGAAAAATACCTTTCCCTGGGGATGAGTGCAGATTTTGAAACGGCGGTAGAAGAAGGCTCTTCTCTGCCCCGCATCGGCAGCAAGTTGTTTGCCGAAAATTTGGAGGGTTTATGA
- a CDS encoding DUF167 domain-containing protein codes for MIIKVRLIPTTGRNEVISRIGSVLRVKIKNKKVDDDAANAIMRTFLADFFNVHEESIIIVKGAKGKEKTVEVRDKSEEELRKIMDSIP; via the coding sequence ATGATTATAAAAGTGCGTTTAATCCCAACCACGGGCCGCAACGAAGTGATCAGCCGCATTGGCAGCGTGCTGCGCGTGAAGATTAAAAACAAAAAAGTAGATGATGATGCCGCCAACGCCATCATGAGAACCTTCCTGGCCGACTTTTTTAACGTGCATGAAGAAAGCATTATCATCGTCAAAGGCGCCAAAGGAAAAGAAAAAACGGTGGAAGTCCGCGATAAAAGCGAAGAAGAGCTCCGCAAAATTATGGATTCCATTCCGTAA
- the thrS gene encoding threonine--tRNA ligase has product MENKQLETKRHSCAHVMAQAVQQLFPGTKLGIGPAIENGFYYDFDCPHQFTPEDLKAIEAKMKEIIKARQPFERKEMSKAEAKEFFTKRGETYKLELLDELEDGTITVYMNGDYADLCRGPHVEHTGKINSFKLTTIAGAYWRGDEKRPMLQRIYGLCFDTKDELNAYIKQQEEAAKRDHRKLGPELDLFSINDNIGPGLILMHPKGGMLRKILEDWIKDQNLKRGYDLVVSPHIARLHLFEISGHAGFYSDSMFHPMEVDGEKYQIKPMNCPFHVEIYKTHLRSYRDLPLRLSELGTVYRYERSGALHGLLRVRGFTQDDAHIFCTPEQVEDEVKQCFEFAMHIFKTFGFEKYAVELSTRDPEHPEHFTGDVKDWERAENALKHVLETNHIPYTTHAGEAAFYGPKIDIKVMDAIGRLWQLSTIQFDFNLPQRFNLEYVAPEGRKRPIMVHRAMFGSLERFTGVIIEHYAGWFPLWLAPVQIKLLTLTDDQIPFAKEVYAKMRQAGLRPELDVRPEKLGLKIREAHMQRIPYTAIIGAKEAAEGKLTIRLKGGENTPALPVDEVIAKMKEEVASFSLTNLLK; this is encoded by the coding sequence ATGGAAAATAAGCAATTAGAAACAAAGCGCCACTCCTGCGCGCATGTTATGGCGCAAGCGGTGCAGCAGTTGTTCCCCGGTACGAAACTCGGTATCGGCCCGGCTATTGAAAACGGATTCTACTACGATTTTGATTGCCCCCATCAGTTCACTCCCGAAGATTTAAAAGCGATTGAAGCCAAGATGAAAGAAATCATCAAGGCCCGCCAGCCTTTTGAACGCAAGGAGATGAGCAAAGCCGAAGCGAAAGAATTTTTCACCAAACGCGGCGAAACCTATAAATTGGAATTGTTGGACGAACTGGAAGACGGCACGATTACCGTCTATATGAACGGCGACTATGCCGACTTGTGCCGCGGCCCGCACGTGGAACACACGGGCAAAATCAACAGCTTTAAACTTACCACCATTGCCGGCGCCTACTGGCGCGGGGACGAAAAACGCCCCATGCTCCAGCGCATTTACGGCCTGTGCTTTGATACGAAAGACGAACTGAACGCCTACATTAAACAACAGGAAGAAGCCGCCAAGCGCGACCACCGCAAACTGGGCCCGGAACTGGACTTGTTCAGCATTAACGACAACATCGGCCCCGGCCTGATTTTAATGCACCCCAAAGGCGGTATGCTGCGCAAAATTTTGGAAGACTGGATTAAAGACCAAAACTTAAAACGCGGCTACGATTTGGTGGTCAGCCCCCATATTGCGCGTCTGCACCTGTTTGAAATCAGCGGGCACGCGGGATTCTATTCGGACAGTATGTTCCATCCCATGGAAGTAGACGGCGAAAAGTACCAAATTAAACCGATGAACTGCCCCTTCCACGTGGAAATTTACAAAACCCACTTAAGAAGCTACCGCGATTTGCCGCTGCGCCTGTCGGAACTGGGCACGGTGTACCGCTACGAACGCTCCGGCGCGCTGCACGGCCTTTTGCGCGTGCGCGGGTTTACGCAGGACGATGCGCACATCTTCTGCACGCCCGAACAGGTGGAAGACGAAGTCAAACAATGCTTTGAGTTCGCCATGCACATTTTCAAAACGTTCGGTTTTGAAAAATACGCCGTGGAACTTTCCACCCGCGACCCGGAACACCCGGAACATTTTACCGGCGACGTAAAAGACTGGGAACGCGCCGAAAACGCCCTGAAGCACGTGCTGGAAACCAACCATATTCCCTACACCACGCACGCGGGCGAGGCCGCTTTCTACGGGCCGAAGATTGATATCAAAGTGATGGACGCGATCGGCCGCCTGTGGCAGCTGTCCACCATCCAGTTTGACTTCAACCTGCCCCAGCGCTTTAATTTGGAATACGTCGCTCCCGAAGGCCGCAAACGCCCCATTATGGTGCACCGCGCGATGTTTGGCTCGCTGGAGCGCTTTACGGGCGTGATTATTGAGCACTATGCGGGCTGGTTCCCGCTGTGGCTGGCCCCGGTGCAAATTAAACTCCTGACGCTGACGGACGACCAAATTCCGTTTGCCAAAGAAGTATACGCCAAAATGCGCCAAGCCGGCCTGCGTCCCGAACTGGACGTGAGACCCGAAAAACTGGGCCTGAAAATCCGCGAAGCGCATATGCAGCGCATTCCGTATACGGCCATTATCGGCGCCAAAGAAGCGGCCGAAGGCAAGCTGACCATCCGCTTAAAAGGCGGCGAAAATACGCCCGCTTTGCCGGTGGACGAGGTCATCGCCAAGATGAAAGAAGAAGTTGCGTCTTTCAGTTTGACGAACCTGCTTAAATAA